A section of the Triticum dicoccoides isolate Atlit2015 ecotype Zavitan chromosome 7A, WEW_v2.0, whole genome shotgun sequence genome encodes:
- the LOC119330739 gene encoding protein MOTHER of FT and TFL1 homolog 1-like, producing MAAHVDPLVVGRVIGDVVDMFVPTMPVTVRFGTKDLTNGCEIKPSIADAAPSIQIAGRAGDLFTLVMTDPDAPSPSEPTMKEWLHWLVVNIPGGSDPSQGEEVVPYMGPKPPLGIHRYVLVLFQQKARVLAPAPGGDTAASAMRARFSTRAFAERHDLGLPVAAMYFNAQKEPANRRRRY from the exons ATGGCAGCCCATGTGGATCCCCTTGTGGTTGGGAGGGTGATCGGTGACGTGGTGGACATGTTCGTGCCCACCATGCCGGTGACCGTGCGCTTCGGGACGAAGGACCTGACGAACGGCTGCGAGATCAAGCCGTCCATTGCCGACGCGGCGCCCTCGATCCAGATAGCCGGCCGGGCCGGCGATCTCTTCACCCTG GTTATGACTGATCCGGACGCACCGAGCCCCAGCGAGCCAACCATGAAGGAGTGGCTTCACTG GCTGGTGGTTAACATACCTGGTGGATCAGATCCTTCTCAAG GGGAGGAGGTGGTGCCCTACATGGGTCCGAAGCCGCCGTTGGGCATCCACCGCTACGTGCTGGTGCTGTTCCAGCAGAAGGCGCGTGTGCTGGCGCCGGCTCCCGGCGGCGACACAGCAGCGTCGGCCATGCGCGCGCGGTTCAGCACCCGTGCCTTCGCAGAGCGCCATGACCTGGGGCTCCCCGTCGCCGCCATGTACTTCAACGCGCAGAAGGAGCcggccaaccgccgccgccgctactAG